The Caloranaerobacter ferrireducens genome has a window encoding:
- a CDS encoding LDCC motif putative metal-binding protein, translated as MKKWFERLLKKIEEANRKNFGTGRMDCCELNKKGNNERKK; from the coding sequence ATGAAAAAGTGGTTTGAAAGATTATTAAAAAAAATTGAAGAGGCAAATAGAAAGAATTTTGGAACTGGAAGAATGGATTGCTGTGAATTAAATAAAAAAGGTAATAACGAAAGAAAAAAGTGA